AATCCTTGGGCTTGGTGGGATCGTTCCAGGTAAAGACCGAGTTGTCTATGCCATAGCCATTGTAGACGCCCAGATCAACGCTCATGTTCTTGATAGGAGCAAAATTGAGTTTGACCCCGCGGTCCCGCTCGCCCTTGAACAGCTTGTTGGACATGACGCTTCTCTCAGGCACCTCGCGCACCGAGGAGGACCTTTCGATCTCCACCCCGAACGGCCAGTTCATCTGGCCCATGGTCAGACTGAAGCCCATAGGAGACCAGGGCTCTTTTAGAGTGATCCAGGCTTCTTTGAGAGAAACCGTATTCTTGGAAAAGTCGGGATAGATGCAATACTGCGAAGTGGATGTTGGAGTATAGACGAATTTTATCCGGCCGCGGCGAACGTAGAACCAGCTGGAATCGGCCCCTTTATCCAGCGAATTAGCGGCGCTATCGATCTTGTCGTGGTTGATATACTCGAACCGGGTCTGGATATAGCCGGATATTTTGAGTTTCTTAAGTCCGCCGATATCGCTTTCGGCGGTCAGCATTCTCTCCTCCATTCCGGCCAGCTTGTCGTGGGCAGCCGAGACCTTTTCCTCGACAGCCTGAACCGGGGTTTGTTCCTGTTTGTTAAGTTGATCCTTGGCGGCATTTAATTCCTGGCCCAGCAAATTTACCTGCGATGTCAGGGCCTCCATTTTCTGCTGAAGGTTTACTACTGCAGTGTCTGGCTTCGCGGTTCTCGATCTCTGGGCAAATGCTGTCTGGCAGACCATCACTATTGCCAGACTGGTTACAATTACCTTTACCTTGCTCATTTCTACTCCTTGTGTTTATTTAATTTTGATTTTTGCAATTATACATTTCGGGCGTTACGAATAAATTGCGTCAAAATTAAAAATGTGTTAACTTGCCGCCATCTGATCGATCGCCCCTCCTTTAGGTCCGTACAGGGCCATTTTGCCCCACAGGTATTTCATAAGAAAGTCCCATAATGCCTTGCCGGCCGATCTGCCGCTTTTGGCCTGCACCGCCTTGTTCCTGATGGCTGAATACAGCATGGCTGATCCTCTTCCCGGGAAAACCGTATATCCCTGGCCGATGGCTTCCGGAGTGTGAGCATCGGAACCTCCCACACCTGCCAGCCTGAGCTTGGTGTTGAGTTTTTGCGTGAAGGCATTGCTAAAACCTTCAGTGGGGGAGCCGTTAACCGTCTCTATGGCGTCAAACTGTAGGCTTTCCACCAGAGATCCCACCCCGCCGCACTTGAACAGCTTAAGCCATACTGAAAAGGGATGAACCGCCACCGCCAGGCCTCCTTGCCGGTGTATCTCATCTACCGTGGCCTCGGCGGTTAATAGCGGCCGGATCCTGTCTTTTAAAAACAGGCCCACCACATGGCCGTCCGAAGTGGTTATTTCCTCCCCTATTATCACGTCAATATTAAGCCCCCATCTTCCCGCCAGCTCTTGGGCTTTAACGGCTCCCTCTATTTCGTTATGATCGGTAATAGCAATAGTACCCAACCCTGCGGAGATTGACTTTCGCAGCACCTCTTCAACGGTTCCTGAGCCATCCGAATAGACTGTATGGATATGTAAATCTGCTTTGCCCATATACTCTTTTTTAAATTCTGTCTAAATATAACCTTCTGCAGTTATGAAATGATTACAGTAATGTTAAATTCATATTAAATATGATTTAACCCGGAATTAACAATTTCTTAACCCTTTTTCTCTTTACTTTATATATAATTTCAACTATTATCTAATTGAATATATGGAGATACTGAAGATATGCCCAAGAAGATATATATTGTGGAAGACGAAAAGGATATAGCCGATATCATCAGGCATTATCTAAAGAATGCCGGATACACAATGGAAGAATTCGATGACGGAGAAAAGGCTCTGCGCCGTATACATGTTTCGGTCCCGGATCTTTTGCTGCTGGACCTGATGCTGCCTGGCATGGATGGCTTGGAGCTTTGCCGCCTGCTGAGATCGGAACCGGCCACTAAAAAACTGCCCATCATAATGCTTACGGCCAAGGGCGAGGAGACCGACAAGATCGTCGGCCTGGAGATGGGCGCCGATGATTATATAACCAAGCCATTCAGTCCTAAGGAACTGGTGGCCCGGGTCAAGGCTCTTTTCCGCCGCAACCAGCCGGATGTGGAAGCGGCAAAGAACATTCAATACGGTAAGCTTTTCCTTGATGTCGAGACCCATACCGTATCCATCAATAACAAAGAACTGACGCTTACCGCCAAGGAGTTTGCCCTGCTGGAATATCTGCTGAAACGTAAGGGCAAGCTGGTGTCGCGTGACAACATACTCGATGCGGTTTGGGGCATGGACTATTACGGTGGTAACCGCACCATTGACGTCCACATCCGCCATCTGCGGGAAAAGATACCCCTTTTAAAGACCTCCCTGGTCACCGTAAAATCATTCGGTTATAAATTGAAGGACGAAAAATAATGGCCAAAAGCCTTAAATCCAGGCTGCTTTCTATCACCCTGCTGACCATCATCTGCATGATAGGCTTGCTGAGTATTTATCTTTCAGCGGTCAGCCGCCATTACCTGCTTAACATAACCATCAAGGGAATGGAACCTCTGGCCAGACTGACTGCGGAGAACATCTCCAAATCAATGACCGGTCCGTCCCCTGTTCATCTGGATTCGCTGGCCGACGGTTTTTCTAAAATCATAGGTTATCGCATAACCATCATAGATGCTACCGGCAAGGTCTGGGGAGACTCCGACGAAGACGGTGCGAACCTGGCCGCAATGGACAATCACCTGGGCCGCCCTGAAATACGAAACGCTTCCCGAACCGGAAGCGGACATTCATTGCGCTACAGCCAAACGCTTAAAAAGGAACTGATCTATCTGGCGGTACCAGTCATTGTCCGGGGTATTCCTTGGGGTTATTGCCGCATTGCCTGGCCGTTCACCGATTTCGCCGCCTACCGCTGGCACCTGTTCTTTTCATTGATAACCGGGTTCCTCATGGCCGCCGCCCTTTTGATCTTCATTTATAACGCCTACTGGAACGCCGTCATCAAATCGATAAAAAAACTGGAAGAGGCTGTGGCCCGGATAAGCGGCGGGGATCTTTCCGCCCGGGCTCCTACCAACCAGAGCAGCGCGGAATTGAATTCTATCGCCGACTCGCTAAATAAATTGGCCCAATCATGGGAGCAGACTCTGTCCGACCGTGACGGACAAAGACTCCGCCTTTCAACGGTCATGCAAAGCATGTCCGAGGGAGTGCTGGTGATTGACAATCGCCAGAGGATAACGATGATAAACACTCCGGCCTGCCGTATGTTCGATTTAGAACATTCCGGTTGCCCGGGCAAACTTCTCATTGAGGTCATTCGCCATCCGGAAATAGAAGAATGGTCTCGAAATTGTTCCTCGGGCCTCGAATTTACGGTCGGCAATAAGAGCTACCTGGCTCATGGATCACCCTTAGAAAACGGAAAGAAAGAATCGGACATAGTTATCGTCATTACCGATATCACGGATTACAAAAGACTAGAGAACGTCCGTAAGGATTTTGTGGCCAATGTTTCCCACGAACTGAAAACACCGCTGTCGGCCATAATTGGTTACAGCCAAGCTCTCCATGAAGGCAATTACCAGAATACGGAACAAATGAATGATTTCCTGGAAAGGATACACCGGCAGTCGGAACGCATGAACCGGATAGTAAACGACCTTTTGGCCCTGTCGGCGTTGGAAACCGGAAGTTACCAGATCAACCTCAGGCCGGTTCCGCTGAGGGAACTGTTACAACGAGCAGTAGAAAACATCCAACAGCAGGCCGACCAGAAGGAACAGGTCATGTCAGTAAAGAATATCCCCGATATTCTTCAAATAAAGGCAGACGAAGTCAAAATGGTACAGGCACTGACCAACCTATTGGACAATGCTTCAAAATATACACCCGAGAAAGGAAGAATTGAGATCTCGGTCGAATCCAGCGAAAACAGCATTAGGATAAAGATATCAGACAACGGAAGCGGTATATCCTCCGAGCACCTCCCCCGCATTTTCGAAAGATTTTACAGAGTTGATAAGGGGCGATCCCGCGAATTAGGGGGAACCGGTTTGGGATTGGCTATCGTCAAACATATCGCAGAAATGCACGGAGGGAAGATGGGGGTAGAAAGTGTTTTGGGGAAAGGAAGTACGTTCTGGATGGAATTGCCGGTATAATAAAGAATATTTGGAAGAACCATGAAAACTAAAACAGCCCCACCTCCTTTAAGAGATGGGGCTGTGAGCAGGGGAGTGGGGTAAACTTAGTTTTCCGTTAATTGAATAATACTCCGTTGCCGAAGGTCTGGAATGTAGATATATCCTTGGTATTCATAGATCGCGGTTCGGACTTTGTCCACTACGGTCAGTCAGTATACTAAGTCCTAACCGAATGAAAAGAGGTAACCTTTAAGGTTACCTCTTTTCTATTGGATCACCGTGTTTAATATAACTGAATTTAAACACTTTTCAGGTCGCGGCCGAATGCCCAGAAGTACAATGTCCCCAGCAGGCCAAACCCGGTTGCCGTCAGCAGATTGGCAGCCGGGGATATTTGCCAAAGGAACGCCCCGCCGAAGGCCGCCAGGGACACGATCACATCCCGCACCAGATAGTATAACCCGAACATCCCGGCCTTCTTGTCCTCGGGCGCCAGGTCCATGATCAGTGCTTTCCGGGTGGGCTCTCCGAACTCCTTAAGGCCCCGGATGACGAACGCCAGCACCATCATCGGGAATGAGTGCGAAAACAGCAGGAACAGTGGAAACACCGTGAAATTGAAAAAAGTGATCAATACAAAGGGCTTCTTGGTGGACTTGTCGGCCAGATAGGCCACTGGAATATATACCAGCATGGCGACCACCATTTCGATGGCCGTCAGCATTCCGAACTGGAAGGCAGAAATAGTGTTGTTCTTAAGGCACCAAACCACCACGAAGGCGTAGGGTATCTGCTCGGCGTAACGGATCAGGATGTCCGAAACCAGCAACCGTTTAAGGTCCGCGCCCATGAACCGCCACAGTTTGAACGGGTTTTTCTCGGCTGACCCCTGGATGGGTTTATCATCATCTATCATCACCTGCTGAACAAATAATGACACCAGACCCAACACAAATGCGGCCACGAATGCCATCCGCACGCCGGTCTTTTCGCCATAGATGCCTATCAAAGCTCCGCCGATCAATGGCCCCAGCGCCATCGGTATCCTCCGCACCAACGAATGCATGGAAACGCCCATGGTACGTTTGTTCTGGGGCAATGCCTTGGAGACCAGGCCCATGATCGCCGGAAGTGAAATGGCGGTCCAGGACAGGAAGAATACCGCACCCGCGAAAACTGCCGGCCAATAAGGGAATATGATGACGATGGCGTAGCCGAACAGGGCGATCAGGTTGAATACCAGAAGGGCTTTCTTATGTCCCAGCCGGTCCGACAAATACCCGCCGGGGAAAGAGTATAACGCCGAAAACAGATTGTCCATTCCGTTGAGAAAGCCCACCGACAGGAATCCGCCGCCCAGCGCCAGCAGATAGATCGGCAGGAAGCGCTCGGCCATCTTCTCCCCCAGTCCCACTAAGATCACCATGGACATAAGGGCCACCATCGACTTCTTCAGGCCCAGGAACTCGATGGCTTTATTACGCCACGAATTTTCCTTGGAATTGGTCATTTCGGGGCCTGCAGACGGAAATAGTTATAGAGCGCATCATAAACTTGGAACTGTTGTTCGATATTCTTATGGTCATCGGAATACAATAATGAATACCCCTGAGCAATGGCTTCCAGTCCAGAGGCGAAAGGATTCTTGTCCATGGCACCGGTATCGGCGGCGTTGACCACGTCCGCCAGTTTCAAAAGAGCCGGATCCTTGAGGTTGTATTTATTTACTATCGACACGAAACTGCAATGACCGTCCTGATGTCCCAACTCGACGCCCGGCGCATCGAACGGTATGGCATTAAGCCGTTTGGCCTCTGCGTCAACCAAGTCCTTGGCGACGAAAACGAACTCCGCCCCGGCATCTACGAACCGCTTGATAAGCCAGGGGCAGGCCACGCGGTCAACATGAACATGGGCACGGGTTATCCATTTCATACTAAACTCCTTATTGTTTAAATTACTCGTGGGCAAATTGTAAGCGATAATGAAAGCAATTACAAGTAGGCTCTACAAGTGTTGATAGAGTATTAGGATTTTAATTCAGCCCGTATATAATGTACGTACTGAATAAAAGAGAGGCAACCTCAAAGGTTACCTCTCTTTTTTAACAACGAGTTTTCCTACTTGCCACCCAATGCTTTTCGCACCCCCTCGGCATACGCCGGATCAGCTTTCTGGAAATGCCCCAGTTGCCGTTCAATGATCTCCTTGGGAACATCCTTTATTGACCCGGCGATCGCCGCATGCAGCCGGTTTCGCTCGGCCTGCGGCATCAGCCGGTAGAGGTTGCCTGCCTGGGTGTAGTCGTCGTTGCCGACATGATGGTCATATCGGTCGGCATCCCCGCTGATGCGCAGCGGCGGTTCTTTGAACCGGGGATCCTCGATCGGACCGCCGAAGCTATTGGGTTCGTAGTTGACCGCGCCGCCGCTGTTGCCGTCGAACCGCATCCGGCCGTCCCGGTAATAGTTGTTGACCTGGTTTCTGGGCTTGTTGACGGAAAGGCTCTCGTAGTTGACCCCTATCCGGTATCGCTGGGCATCGGCGTAGGATAAGATCCGCATCTGCAACACCTTGTCCGGACTATGACCGATGCCCGGCACCACGTTTTTAGGCCCGAATGCCGCCTGCTCAACCTCGGCGAAATAATTCTCCGGGTTCCTGTTCAGCTCCATGATGCCGACGTCGATCATCGGATATTCCTTATGGGGCCAAACCTTGGTGAGATCGAAAGGATTGTACGACGTTTTTTCGGCGTCGGTCTCGGGCATGATCTGGACCTGCATCTTCCAGCGGGGAAATTCACCCCTGGCGATCGATTCGAACAGATCCCGCTGGTTGCTTTCCCGGTCCTCGCCTACCAACTTGGCGGCCTGCTCGTCGGTAAGGCACTGGATGCCCTGCATCGTCTTGAAATG
This genomic window from Candidatus Edwardsbacteria bacterium contains:
- a CDS encoding MFS transporter, which gives rise to MTNSKENSWRNKAIEFLGLKKSMVALMSMVILVGLGEKMAERFLPIYLLALGGGFLSVGFLNGMDNLFSALYSFPGGYLSDRLGHKKALLVFNLIALFGYAIVIIFPYWPAVFAGAVFFLSWTAISLPAIMGLVSKALPQNKRTMGVSMHSLVRRIPMALGPLIGGALIGIYGEKTGVRMAFVAAFVLGLVSLFVQQVMIDDDKPIQGSAEKNPFKLWRFMGADLKRLLVSDILIRYAEQIPYAFVVVWCLKNNTISAFQFGMLTAIEMVVAMLVYIPVAYLADKSTKKPFVLITFFNFTVFPLFLLFSHSFPMMVLAFVIRGLKEFGEPTRKALIMDLAPEDKKAGMFGLYYLVRDVIVSLAAFGGAFLWQISPAANLLTATGFGLLGTLYFWAFGRDLKSV
- a CDS encoding PHP domain-containing protein, which translates into the protein MGKADLHIHTVYSDGSGTVEEVLRKSISAGLGTIAITDHNEIEGAVKAQELAGRWGLNIDVIIGEEITTSDGHVVGLFLKDRIRPLLTAEATVDEIHRQGGLAVAVHPFSVWLKLFKCGGVGSLVESLQFDAIETVNGSPTEGFSNAFTQKLNTKLRLAGVGGSDAHTPEAIGQGYTVFPGRGSAMLYSAIRNKAVQAKSGRSAGKALWDFLMKYLWGKMALYGPKGGAIDQMAAS
- a CDS encoding chromate resistance protein; this translates as MKWITRAHVHVDRVACPWLIKRFVDAGAEFVFVAKDLVDAEAKRLNAIPFDAPGVELGHQDGHCSFVSIVNKYNLKDPALLKLADVVNAADTGAMDKNPFASGLEAIAQGYSLLYSDDHKNIEQQFQVYDALYNYFRLQAPK
- a CDS encoding catalase, translating into MKKKLTTDAGISVSDNQNSLTAGPRGPLLVQDWQLFEKHAHFNRERIPERVVHAKGSGAYGTLTITGDITKYTKAAVFKPGVKTEYFQRFSTVAGERGAADAERDVRGFALKFYTEEGNWDLVGNNTPVFFIRDPYKFPDFIHTQKRDPKTNLRSATAAWDFWALSPESVHQVTILFSDRGIPKSFRHMNGYGCHTFSLFNDKGERFWVKFHFKTMQGIQCLTDEQAAKLVGEDRESNQRDLFESIARGEFPRWKMQVQIMPETDAEKTSYNPFDLTKVWPHKEYPMIDVGIMELNRNPENYFAEVEQAAFGPKNVVPGIGHSPDKVLQMRILSYADAQRYRIGVNYESLSVNKPRNQVNNYYRDGRMRFDGNSGGAVNYEPNSFGGPIEDPRFKEPPLRISGDADRYDHHVGNDDYTQAGNLYRLMPQAERNRLHAAIAGSIKDVPKEIIERQLGHFQKADPAYAEGVRKALGGK
- a CDS encoding HAMP domain-containing protein produces the protein MAKSLKSRLLSITLLTIICMIGLLSIYLSAVSRHYLLNITIKGMEPLARLTAENISKSMTGPSPVHLDSLADGFSKIIGYRITIIDATGKVWGDSDEDGANLAAMDNHLGRPEIRNASRTGSGHSLRYSQTLKKELIYLAVPVIVRGIPWGYCRIAWPFTDFAAYRWHLFFSLITGFLMAAALLIFIYNAYWNAVIKSIKKLEEAVARISGGDLSARAPTNQSSAELNSIADSLNKLAQSWEQTLSDRDGQRLRLSTVMQSMSEGVLVIDNRQRITMINTPACRMFDLEHSGCPGKLLIEVIRHPEIEEWSRNCSSGLEFTVGNKSYLAHGSPLENGKKESDIVIVITDITDYKRLENVRKDFVANVSHELKTPLSAIIGYSQALHEGNYQNTEQMNDFLERIHRQSERMNRIVNDLLALSALETGSYQINLRPVPLRELLQRAVENIQQQADQKEQVMSVKNIPDILQIKADEVKMVQALTNLLDNASKYTPEKGRIEISVESSENSIRIKISDNGSGISSEHLPRIFERFYRVDKGRSRELGGTGLGLAIVKHIAEMHGGKMGVESVLGKGSTFWMELPV
- a CDS encoding response regulator transcription factor, with the translated sequence MPKKIYIVEDEKDIADIIRHYLKNAGYTMEEFDDGEKALRRIHVSVPDLLLLDLMLPGMDGLELCRLLRSEPATKKLPIIMLTAKGEETDKIVGLEMGADDYITKPFSPKELVARVKALFRRNQPDVEAAKNIQYGKLFLDVETHTVSINNKELTLTAKEFALLEYLLKRKGKLVSRDNILDAVWGMDYYGGNRTIDVHIRHLREKIPLLKTSLVTVKSFGYKLKDEK